A genomic region of Vespa crabro chromosome 19, iyVesCrab1.2, whole genome shotgun sequence contains the following coding sequences:
- the LOC124430542 gene encoding calcineurin-binding protein cabin-1-like isoform X3 has product MMKISALNEESSEESEEEDVPTITKEAQEQIALTEYNKALELLKENKHKEALNIFKELLETELLDEVEKPEISDGRSRPMLSLKYSCYKNIGAIEAVWGNYGAAIENYWEAANLDDSDVILWYRMGTMAMKMSNLELACASFKQGLKCNSNHWPCLDNIITALYAIPDYMNCLLYISVALERDPNYIKGLAFRDKIFKAIPCLEECYKLYNSDWRLDPPLYTEYNHIIGDKLLAEAEEVAEKWAEVCKSEFIPKPVPELTLRKPITNYTWLDIGESLLDMHRYITESDLSFVSRIKLIVNMSNIEAIDKDDECDVQETNIDIDVQESQSPDLNGTTNDIDKDIKIDKEEIINHTFEGSEINRRFNDVLNTAMDVEIEEDKKSCSTDIQIIEDEDPLRISDLDVLNEVLQFEEPNQAKNTELDEQIMSETEGNSEKPQVEKSKAEAYSTDNGIINEKSSDRESDKSNDKIYEKPAENLAEIPKIDEKSNEKTEGKDEVQKVKKRRRSALCFLQQWAWSCSSMRRSARVRSSNRREAERDDVQLEETLRRIFPSTLLSDTVKLTKDDPTKGIDDTMDTMDVYQLFVNQENNTAPAEGIKSSDSSKSPSPDTSQQTKYFGTELENVDVGAFINEYSSKNNLMVIIAKFTEFICTKWTQEWPKGLSEIYLEAYSFTREHIPHPSPFDENIDDNILKLDAEMTLLFGELHTDKWLDNKPDLIASSSLDKLGTGMPSEELGHIIFTSIRGDLLHQENIFILLRVLWLKATIFLCQGDTDIVIETLELLLHQLRELEGQNHNICLILPNCKCNSQINLKIVEKKLKSIQRSQKLGEIQHLYDEKKYAELSCVLQDTFKFARQKHKLLSANQNIIERDKQLAILLDSLWQLQHYEECYVWAEACLNESWQNYLNACEDPEQKKWTRSVVNCLEKLEACTKEISVFVVKYLPESCLSRLVQNLVHIVCHQLDIPENALEMPLETVLPWILLHYILQYEEDKERAKSESSYKNKAHNSHNSESDDEDDGIPPSIMILFIAHDFIGKHSWCCFHDAKLLFFTMNLIIPKLETPQFSTIKNKLTKYLEQIFYCLYGHPNRLNKSKPKHLEEHGAPQMELTWEGAQLLFDFYKPKQMPILESPRLAAISLDTELLFKKILRLVPEESDPNQIIEEMKDYIMGEKEKMPCVKKPLPHSISTIYYLLGDFYFKNNKWTLAARYYLLDLCLRPSGLNSWAGLAMSTGTIIDIWLTNYRLISEDKLLMKAKIAQSSYRHATELAPNHVIIWTEYGSFVYMVHSFCSRLLKQETDTLSMEKFEVLENRKEEMLEIAEQCFQSSNRLFMACHGIDNINKIQDERWLCQYMLGKIAEKKNEDPPIFLSCYAQASKLLYENNAEYPRRISHKNPQYLSIEALEVHYRIHASILKYLEQHEGKPLKKSLGQLFQWHLKNCSEGPFMKFQSKLCEKKKENDSDADTKNVGKDLDNLSETYKNVVNINQRSYSIEEIEIIDRNIQDKSLDGNRTIETLKSENRKRSLDNQSNDNTKRLKLGNISHLQLMQDVVALIDDLITKVCDMVLQKEKVSDDIMVLSSDESNETKYQKKRGESVKNIDTNKIQLKIEKNKKNILDVSKANNIFDSCEKSENVQDLMDALMKQAMEMSQETQQSLPDDDDTRKFEGKWLQNEDLQTTDKETKDKLGDKKKVHTSAPKQEVTLSRRGSQESTTTTQTTTTTETNNSSSSSSDESSSSEDSSESDSSSDSDSDSVESDIEKKKRDSDIIEKEEYMTDEEVATLIAYCLAGLEQCILRFNEHHKSFYRLAHFFFNNRTAKDTTKCKDLLLGTYNCQFYPGQSFQGLFADRKSTNFFSGVWHIPNREIDRPGSFASHMSRCVTLLMQVLKETNDSRMLMQLCVQLAKIPDSDKKYLRDSEREQLSRQALTLCLQSLRSRVHTMGSPSTIDSVHLIRTDSRTQVLLDVYKIYQQIQKHFQNKEPTVQAFASLLIDTYKIYIGNKNLDGNILEMAIKCCQRQILANKIAATNNAGSNNSQTSVTSSSPATTSQTQINSTSPQASQNRKPYRNLTSTGRPRGRPPNVNKYLQAMQQGGNIMNQFNSKNTFANYIGTPGNRALMNPYFMNPLIDPNMLSAMLASSLGGNMMDPLSAMSYLNQVGNYQDILRQYQTNLSSLSNLTSSLNSTTATVPSISNIQTMSTSSSNTSTPSSITNLNSINTLTVQQLLNLSNSTVQNTRSTPTYHQATTKTTTTTSVTKDRPNISITPVSLLKPSIIQQVKTSPPKQMTAPQIRVSKSLTEPQPAHNSSLSHAPLKNNSPSNSSVVPQVAHASISQSLNLKPSLPMNLPTSRSGTSLQHKLLSKKNSQRPYHHTYVQGSLRKQKLINKNLPIMSSNFPNIVNNMTGNSSLGQTSYIPTELSGISVSPVAQSGIKGSNAKISNYKRPSTKPKSVIMDVQNPLSNSFPQTTSAEALSMLSQLQQHSHLEIIPQQKSQIKTNVDFSKNLSSSVSVVPQKVSETLRQPNSDCMTLYDLPRGKSGKKVDKSANDSVEIITLDD; this is encoded by the exons atgatgaaaatatcGGCACTTAACGAAGAATCAAGCGAGGaaagtgaagaagaagatgtgCCTACAATTACAAAAGAAGCTCAA GAACAAATAGCACTTACCGAGTACAATAAAGCCTTAGaactattaaaagaaaataaacataaggaagctttgaatatttttaaggaGCTTTTAGAAACTGAATTGCTGGATGAAGTTGAAAAACCTGAAATATCCGATGGCAGGTCAAGGCCTATgttgtcattaaaatattcgtgttataaaaatattggagCTATCGAAGCAGTATGGGGAAATTATGGAGCTGCCATAGAAAATTATTGGGAAGCAGCTAATTTAGATGATTCCGATGTAATATTATGGTATAGAATGGGTACCATGGCTATGAAAATGTCTAATTTAGAATTAGCTTGTGCATCTTTCAAACAAGGACTGAAATGTAATTCAAACCATTGGCCATGTTTGGATAACATTATAACTGCCCTATATGCTATACCAGACTACATGAattgtcttttatatatttctgtaGCATTAGAAAGAGATCCAAATTACATTAAAGGCTTAGCTTTTcgagataaaattttcaaagctATTCCATGTTTAGAAGAAtgttataaattgtataaCAGTGACTGGAGGTTAGACCCACCGCTGTATACAGAGTACAATCATATAATAGGAGATAAATTACTagcagaagcagaagaagtGGCAGAGAAATGGGCAGAAGTATGCAAATCAGAGTTTATTCCGAAACCTGTGCCAGAATTAACATTAAGGAAACCTATAACTAATTATACATGGCTTGATATTGGAGAAAGTTTATTAGATATGCACAGATACATTACTGAAAGTGATTTAAGCTTTGTAAgtcgaattaaattaatagttAATATGTCTAATATCGAAGCCATAGATAAAGATGATGAGTGTGATGTCCAAGAAactaatatagatatagacgTGCAAGAATCACAATCCCCAGATTTAAATGGCACAACAAATGacatagataaagatataaagattgacaaagaagaaataataaatcacaCATTTGAAGGATCTGAAATTAATAGAAGATTTAATGATGTATTAAATACAGCAATGGATgtggaaatagaagaagacaAGAAATCATGTTCGACggatatacaaataatagaaGATGAAGATCCTTTAAGAATTTCAGATTTAGATGTTCTAAATGAAGTGTTACAATTTGAAGAACCAAACCAAGCAAAAAATACAGAATTAGATGAGCAAATTATGTCTGAAACTGAAGGTAATAGTGAAAAACCCCAAGTAGAAAAATCAAAGGCTGAAGCGTATAGTACTGATAAtggaataattaatgaaaagtcTAGTGATAGAGAAAGTGACAAGTCAAATGATAAAATCTATGAGAAACCTGCTGAAAATCTAGCAGAAATACCTAAAATAGATGAGAAATCTAATGAAAAAACAGAAGGAAAAGACGAAgttcaaaaagtaaaaaaaagacgtAGAAGTGCTCTGTGTTTTTTACAACAATGGGCTTGGAGTTGTAGTAGCATGAGACGATCGGCGCGAGTACGTAGTTCAAATCGAAGAGAAGCTGAAAGAGATGACGTTCAATTAGAAGAAACACTCagaagaatatttccaagcacgTTATT ATCAGACACagtaaaattaacaaaagatGATCCTACAAAAGGTATAGATGATACTATGGATACGATGGATGtatatcaattatttgtaaatcaaGAAAACAATACTGCTCCGGCAGAAGGGATAAAAAGTTCTGATAGTTCTAAATCACCAAGTCCTGATACAag tcaacaaacaaaatattttggaACAGAATTAGAAAATGTTGATGTGGGTgcatttattaatgaatatagtAGCAAGAACAATTTAATGGTAATCATAGCAAAATTCACAGAATTTATATGTACAAAATGGACTCAAGAATGGCCAAAAGGATTGTCAGAAATTTATTTGGAAGCTTATTCATTTACAAG agAGCATATTCCACATCCATCACCATTTGATGAAAATAtagacgataatattttaaaattagatGCTGAAATGACATTGTTATTTGGAGAACTTCATACGGATAAATGGTTAGATAATAAACCTGACCTTATAGCATCATCAAG tttagaCAAATTAGGTACTGGTATGCCTTCAGAAGAATTAggtcatataatatttactagtATTCGAGGAGATCTTTTAcatcaagaaaatattttcattttattaagaGTTCTATGGCTAAAAGCTACTATCTTCTTATGTCAAGGTGACACGGATATTGTTATCGAAACCTTAGAGTTg TTGCTACATCAATTAAGAGAATTGGAAGGTCAAAATCACAATATTTGCCTTATATTACCAAATTGTAAATGTAATTCCCAAATCAATCTTAAAATAGTTGAAAAAAAACTGAAATCTATACAGAg GAGTCAAAAACTTGGTGAAATACAACATttatatgatgaaaaaaaatatgcggAACTGTCTTGTGTTTTACAAGATACATTCAAATTTGCAAGACAGAAACATAAATTACTATCTGccaatcaaaatataattgaaagagataaacAATTAGCTATCTTATTAGATAGTTTATGGCAACTTCAACATTATGAG gAATGTTACGTATGGGCAGAAGCTTGTCTAAACGAATCATGgcaaaattatttgaatgCTTGTGAAGATCCTGAGCAAAAAAAATGGACACGTTCTGTTGTAAATTGTCTTGAAAAGCTTGAAGCTTGTACAAAGGAGATAAGTGTATTTGttg tAAAATATTTACCGGAATCTTGCCTTTCAAGATTAGTGCAAAATTTAGTTCATATAGTATGTCATCAATTGGATATACCAGAAAATGCATTAGAGATGCCACTTGAAACTGTTTTACCCTGGAttctattacattatattttgcAATA tgaagaagataaagagagagcaaAGTCTGAATCATCTTATAAAAACAAAGCGCATAATTCACATAATTCTGAATcagatgatgaagatgatggtATTCCACCTtctataatgattttatttattgctcACGATTTTATAGGCAAACACTCATGGTGTTGTTTTCATGATGCAAAGCTTTTATTCTTTACAATGAATCTGATCATACCAAAATTGGAAACTCCACAATTTTCTACTATAAAAAACAAACTTACAAAATATTTAgagcaaattttttattgtttatacggTCACCCAAATAGATTAAATAAGTCAAAACCTAAACATCTCGAAGAGCATGGAGCACCTCAAATGGAATTAACATGGGAAGGAgcacaattattattcgatttttataaacCGAAACAAATGCCGATACTAGAATCTCCTAGACTTGCTGCTATAAGTTTAGATACAGAactcttatttaaaaaaatacttaGATTAGTTCCAGAAGAAAGTGATCCGAACCAAATAattgaagaaatgaaagattatataatgggtgaaaaagaaaagatgccATGTGTCAAAAAGCCATTACCACATTCTATATCAactatttattacttattaggtgatttctattttaaaaataacaaatggaCACTCGCTGCACGATATTACTTACTAGATTTATGTCTTCGCCCATCCGGATTAAATTCCTGGGCAGGTTTAGCCATGTCAACAGGAACTATAATAGACATTTGGTTAACTAACTATAGACTTAT aagCGAAGATAAGTTATTAATGAAAGCCAAAATAGCTCAATCCAGTTATCGACACGCTACCGAATTAGCACCTAATCATGTAATAATCTGGACTGAATACGGAAGTTTTGTTTATATGGTTCATTCATTTTGTTCACGTTTGTTAAAACAAGAGACTGATACTTTAAGTATGGAAAAATTTGAAgtattagaaaatagaaaagaggaaatgTTAGAAATTGCAGAACAATGTTTTCAATCATCTAATCGATTATTTATGGCATGTCATGGAattgataacattaataaaattcaggATGAAAGATGGTTATGTCAATATATGCTCGGTAAAATTgcagagaagaaaaatgaagatccACCTATATTTCTAAGTTGTTATGCACAG GCTAGTAAATTactatatgaaaataatgcaGAGTATCCTCGTAGAATTAGTCATAAAAATCCACAATATCTTTCTATTGAAGCATTAGAAGTGCATTATCGAATTCATGcaagtatattaaaatatcttgaaCAACATGAAGGTAAACCTTTAAAGAAATCATTAGGTCAATTGTTTCAATGGCATCTTAAAAACTGTTCCGAAGGACCTTTTATGAAGTTTCAATCAAAACTatgcgaaaaaaagaaagagaatgattcAGATGCTGATACAAAAAATGTTGGAAAGGATCTTGATAATTTATCagaaacatataaaaatgttgtGAATATTAACCAACGTTCCTACAGTATtgaagaaattgaaattatagaTAGAAACATACAAGATAAAAGTCTTGATGGCAATCGAACTATCGAAACATTAAAATCAGAAAATCGTAAAAGATCTTTAGATAATCAATCTAATGATAATacaaaacgattaaaattggGGAATATTTCTCATCTTCAATTGATGCAGGATGTTGTAGCTTTAATAGATGATCTAATCACAAAAGTTTGTGACATGGTATTGCAAAAGGAAAAGGTATCAGATGATATTATGGTATTATCAAGTGATGAAAGCAATGAAActaaatatcaaaagaaaaggggagaatcagtaaaaaatattgacactaataaaatacaattaaaaatagaaaaaaataagaaaaatatattagatgtGTCTAAAGCAAACAACATATTTGATTCTTgtgaaaaaagtgaaaatgtACAAGATTTAATGGATGCTCTTATGAAGCAAGCAATGGAAATGAGCCAGGAAACACAACAATCTCTacctgatgatgatgatacaaGAAAGTTTGAAGGAAAATGGCTCCAAAATGAAGATTTGCAAACTACt gataaggaaacaaaagataaaCTAGGAGACAAGAAGAAAGTGCATACATCTGCTCCTAAACAAGAAGTTACTTTAAGTAGAAGAGGTTCTCAAGAAAGTACTACAACAAcacaaacaacaacaacgacagaAACAAATAATTCTAGTTCGAGTAGTAGTGATGAATCAAGTAGTAGTGAAGATAGTTCTGAAAGTGATAGTTCAAGTGACAGTGATAGTGATTCTGTTGAAAGTGAtattgagaagaaaaagagagatagtgatatcatagaaaaag AAGAATATATGACTGATGAAGAAGTAGCAACTTTAATCGCATATTGCCTGGCAGGATTGGAACAGTGCATATTAAGGTTTAATGAACatcataaatctttttatcgacttgctcattttttctttaacaatagAACAGCTAAAGATACTACTAAAtgtaaagatttattattggGTACATACAATTGTCAATTTTATCCTGGACAAAGCTTTCAAGGACTTTTTGCGGATAGGAAGAGTACCAATTTCTTTAGT GGTGTATGGCATATACCAAATCGTGAAATTGATAGACCAGGAAGTTTTGCATCACATATGTCAAGATGTGTAACATTACTTATGCaagttttaaaagaaacaaatgataGTCGAATGTTAATGCAACTGTGTGTACAACTTGCAAAGATACCAGATTCTGATAA GAAATACTTACGTGATTCTGAAAGAGAGCAATTATCTCGTCAAGCGTTAACTCTTTGTTTACAATCTTTGAGGAGTAGAGTGCATACTATGGGATCACCTAGTACAATAGATAGTGTACATCTTATAAGAACAGATTCGAGAACTCAAGTTTTATTggatgtatataaaatatatcaacaaattcaaaaacattttcaaaataaagaaCCAACTGTACAGGCATTTGCTTCGTTATTAATTGATACTTATAAGATCTACATTGGCAATAAA aaTTTAGATGGAAACATTTTGGAAATGGCTATTAAATGTTGCCAACGACAAATATTAGCAAATAAAATAGCTGCAACGAATAATGCAGGAAGTAACAATTCGCAAACTTCAGTTACTTCTTCAAGCCCG gcAACTACATCTCAAACACAAATTAATTCAACATCACCTCAAGCATCCCAAAATCGTAAGCCCTACAGGAACTTAACATCAACAGGTAGACCAAGGGGAAGGCCACCCAATGTTAACAAATACTTACAAGCAATGCAACAAGGTGGTAATATTATGAATCAATTTAATTCTAAGAATACTTTTGCTAATTATATAGGTACACCAGGGAATCGTGCACTAATGAATCCCTATTTTATGAATCCACTGATTGATCCAAATATGTTATCAGCAATGCTTGCTAGTAGTTTAGGTGGTAATATGATGGATCCTCTATCAGCCATGTCTTATTTAAATCAAGTAGGAAATTATCAAGACATTCTTAGACAATATCAAACAAACCTTTCATCGTTATCTAATTTAACCAGCAGTTTAAATAGTACTACTGCTACTGTACCCAGCATTAGTAATATACAAACAATGAGTACATCCAGTTCTAATACAAGTACACCCAGTAGTATAACTAATCTTAATAGTATAAACACATTAACAGTACAGCAATTATTGAATTTAAGTAATTCTACAGTTCAAAATACGCGATCAACACCAACGTATCATCAAGCAACGACTAAAACTACTACAACTACATCAGTAACTAAAGATAGGCCTAACATATCTATAACTCCA GTTTCACTTCTTAAACCGTCTATTATCCAGCAAGTTAAAACAAGTCCACCAAAACAAATGACTGCGCCCCAAATTCGAGTTTCCAAATCATTAACTGAGCCTCAACCTGCACATAATTCTTCGTTATCGCATGCacctttaaaaaataatagtccATCAAATTCAAGTGTAGTACCACAAGTAGCACATGCATCAATAAGTCaatctttaaatttaaaacCATCATTACCAATGAATTTACCTACATCTCGATCAGGAACTTCATTAcaacataaattattatcgaaaaaaaattcacaaagACCATATCATCATACATATGTGCAAGGTTCTTTACGAAAACAAAagctaattaataaaaatctaccGATTATGTCAAGTAATTTTCCCaacatagtaaataatatGACAGGAAATTCATCATTAGGACAAACATCTTATATACCTACTGAACTAAGTGGAATATCTGTAAGTCCAGTAGCACAATCTGGAATTAAAGGATCAAATGCAAAAATCAGTAATTACAAAAGACCTTCAACAAAACCAAAATCTGTTATAATGGATGTACAAAACCCATTATCAAATTCATTTCCACAAACAACCTCTGCAGAAGCACTTTCTATGTTATCTCAATTACAGCAACATTCACATTTAGAAATAATACCTCAACAAAAAAGTCAAATAAAGACAAATgtagatttttcaaaaaatcttTCTTCGTCAGTAAGTGTTGTTCCACAAAAAGTTTCTGAAACTTTAAGGCAACCAAATTCAGATTGTATGACATTATATGATCTACCAAGAGGAAAATCTGGTAAAAAAGTTGATAAATCTGCAAATGATAGTGTAGAGATCATTACATTGGATGATTAA